The Dysgonomonadaceae bacterium PH5-43 genomic sequence TTAGCTAAACCAGTTACGAACGATATCATCCCGAATAGGAGGATACAAATAATAATTGCAGCAGCATTGCCGCTTTGTTTTTGTGTACTCATAGAGATTAATTTAGATTATTAATAATTCATTTAAATTTCACAAATAATTTAATTGTCTGCAAATATAAAACTAAAAATCGTATAAATGCAATTTACAACTATCTTTAGTTGAAAAAATATAAAAAATAGTTGTTATAATTTGTTTAGTTCTGCATTTGCCTTGTTTATTGCATCGGATGCCGACACTTCTTTTAAGTTCTTTTCTTCAAATGCCGAGAGTATTTTGTTTAGCTTATCAAGTTTAGCCTTATTATTTTCTTTAGTAAATTTCTCCCTCAATATTCTCACTTTTTCGTAGGCTTGAATACCTTCTATTAATTTTTCCATACGAATAGATGAACGACCGTTTGGATATACAAAGAAACAATCGCCTGCTCCAAATGCAGTGAAACGAGTATCTACTAAAGGGTCTTTTACCCAACTGCTGTAAGCCCAACGCAAATATCCATCATATCCTTTGTTGGCAGCATACCAGCCATACCAAGCCGATTCGGCAGGAGGAGAGAATGTAAATGAATTAGGATATGCTTCGGAGCAACAGGTGTAAATGGTGCTTTTCTTGCCTTCATTCTTTCTCTTTTCTAATACATCAGGAGGGAAGTTTTGACGTAAAGCTATGCAGTAATCGTATAAATCATCTACTAACTCGGCGTGATAATTGCCAGCTAAAGATACCTTGTAGTTAGGGTCAGCCTTTTTAATTAGCTTTATTACTTGTTGCATACTTTTCATCGGTCTTTCGTCCATAGCAATAGTGGTTATATCGAACCAACCTTTAGCCTTCAAGTGAGATGCAAAATCGATTAAAAAAGGGAGCCAATAGTCGTCAAACTCTTTTGTTCCAGGATTAGCTTTAGTTTTTTTAAGTTGGTCAGATGCTTGGTCGAAATATTGAAAAGATAAATCCCAAGGTATCAGGGTGTAACAGTTTATCTGTTGGTCTATACCTACAGACATCATATACTCTACCCATTTGTCTAATACAGAATAATCGTATTGCCATGAACCATCGAGTTTTTTAATTCTCATTACCATGCTTTCAAAGTAGTCGTAAGTTTGTGCATTCCAAGGTTTGTGCATTATGCTTGTTGTGATAATCTTTTGTCCGGCATCAGCAAGAATCTTCATTACTGGTCGCATTAACTCTAAATGCTCTTCGCTCCACAAAGGAACATTATGGTAACGAGCAACAGAAAAAGGATTTTGCCACAAATCTAAATGGAAAGCCCAGTCTTTAGGCTCTGGAAGAATTTTATCTTGTACTTTTATCTCGAAAGGCAAGTTGCTTAATTCTGAATTGTTGAAACTAAGAACTCCTTTGTATGTTCCAGCTTTTGCATCTTGAGGTATTTTTATCTTCACCCAAAAAGGTCTAACCTCGTTAGCGTTTATATTTACAGAAGGCTTAATGTCTATAACGTCGGCAACCAAAAGAGAATCAAACTTAGTAGGGTCGGGTCTGTGTCCGCAAGTTCCATTTTTATTCTTGTTAAGCTCGTCGGTTACTACAAACCTAACAGCACTAATTTGTAAGTTTTCATCGGGGATTTTGATGTTTTTTGATATAGAAACATTATTGACATTTGCTTTAATTTCGCCTAAATCTTTTTTAGTCCAGATAACAGCTTGTAGGTTTACAGCCTCTCCTTTCCAAGCAGTAGTTTTCCACACTTTGGCAGGTTTTACTGTTGGAGGAACATTCTTTTCAAATCTTATATCCGAAGAAACCCAACCATAGTTGAGATCGTTTTTTACGTTAGACCATAAAGAATCGTAGCTTACGTCAGTAAATTCATATTCTTCATAATCTTGAGAAAATAAGTTTGCAGAAAAAGAGAATGCAAACACTAAAAAAATAGATAATAACTTATTCATAAGGGAAATTTTTAGCGCAAACATAATACAAATTAAACATAAAGTCAAGAGCTTTTAAGGCTTTTTTGCGTGAAGCACACAGGAAAGTTAAAAGATAAAAACTAAAAGATAAAAGTTGGCGCAAGGCGGCGACGTACCTTATAACCGTAGGCAACACTTCAGCAGAATCCATTTCATACTTTGAAACGAATTGTTTCGGACAATTAAAACAACCTGTTTCGCACTTCGGCATAATTCGTTTCATATTGATGAAATTACCTGTTTCATATAGGAGAAACGCTTTGTTTCATACTATTGAAACTGCTCGTTTCAAACGATTGAAACGTTTTTAGAAGTAGAGGCGCGGCTCGCAATTCCTCTACTGTGCATTGCGATTGGCTTCGCTTTGCGCTAACTTTCAACTTTTATCTTTTAGTTTTTATCTCTACTTGCGCGTACAGAGAGTTTTATTTTTCGTCTAAAACTTAAACCGTTTCTTAAATTAATGTTGTTTTTTTATAATTATACAGTTTATAATGAATAAATTTTGTTGTTCTTAAATTTATCCTTAAATTTGGCTTCGATTTTATCTTTTATGTTCCGTTTGGGGACTTGATATGTAATTTAAATTCAATTTATCTATAAATGAAAACACTTGTTTTATCTATTGTTTTTGTGTTTGTAGCCAATATGTTTGGCTCGACAAATGCGTTCGCAGATTCAGATTCTAAGGTAGAAGACTACCTAACTCTTACCAAAGATGGTGCTTGGTGTTGGTTTGCCGACCCCAGAGCCGTGTATTACGAAGGAGAGAAAAAGCAAACTTATATTGCTTGGGTTAACAGTCAAGGAGATATAATGATAGCTTCTTTCAATCATGACACAAATGAGTATCAGGAAAAATTAATTCATTCTAAACTTGAAATTGACGACCACGATGCGCCTACTATATTAATAAGAAACGATGGGCGTATAATGGTGTTTTACTCAAAGCACCAATCGGCAGGACCTATGCAAAGAGTTATATCTACTAATCCAGAAGATATAAGTTCATTTTCAACTTCATATACTTGGGGAACAAATGTTAGTTATCCTAATCCTTTTCAGGTAGGAGATAGTATTTGCCTTTTGTATAGAGGTATAAATTGGCACCCTACTATTGCAGTTTCTAAAGATAATGGTCTTACATTTACCGACGTTAGACAATTAGTACTTAATGGAGGTGATCGCCCTTACGCTCGCTACTGTCAAGGTGCTGATGGAAGTATTCACGTTGCGGTAACAACAGGACACCCTCGTAATGAATCTAAAAACCAAATATTCTATTTCAAATTAAAAGATAATAAGTTTTATAGAGCTGATGGTTCTTTAATTAAAGAATTTACAACTGAAGGTATAAATTTAGGAGGTAAAGGAAACAATACAGGAGTAGGAAGCGAAGCCGAAATTGTTTATGATGGAACTTCAAATGGAAGAGGTTGGATATGGGATATAACTATTGACCCGGAAACACAAAACCCAGTAATGGTTTATGCGTCTTTCCCTACGGAAAGTGATCACCGATATAATTATGCTTATTGGGACGGAACTGAATGGGTGAATAAAGAAATAGTAAGATCGGGTAAATGGTTCCCTCAAACTGCAACTGGAGTAACAGAGGCTGAGCCTCATTATTCAGGAGGTATATCAATGGACTATAATAATCCTTCAGTAGTTTATCTGTCTAAACAAGTTAACGATGTATTTGAGATTTATAAATACGAAACCGACGACAAGGGAAAAACGTGGACTACTACTCCTATTACAGAAAACACTCCAAGTGGCATAGTAAACGCACGTCCTATCGTTCCTCGCAATCATAAGGAGGGTTTCTTCGATGTTATATGGATGAGGGGTACTTATACTTATTATTATCAAAAGTATAATACAGCTCTTGTTTTCTTGGGTAATAAAACCGACAATATAAATAGTATATCGTTAGATAAAGCAGAATTATCACTAACTATAGGAGATAAGGAAACTCTTACAGCTTCTTTATTGCCTATTACTTCAAACAACACATTAAAGTGGACTTCTTCTAATCCAAGTGTAGCTACTGTAGAAAATGGAATAATAGAAGGTGTATCAGTGGGTAGTGCCGATATTACAGTGGAAACAGTTAATGGAAAAACGGCTGTGTGTTCGGTAACTGTTAACGAAAGAACTTTTCTTACAGAGGCTTTCTTCGACTTTGGAACTACGGTATCTTCCGTTGCAACAGGTGCGATAAGAATTTCAGAAAACGATATGTTGAGCGGTTCGTATGGTTGGCTTACTAAAGTCGACACAAGAAGTCGTTCGATTACCGATAAAGAAAAAAGAGACTTTGCATTGAGTACTGCTGTGGGTATATTCAGAGTATATATGGTAAATGGTTCGTACAATGTAAAGGTTATGCAAGGAGACAATGATTATGCTCACGACAATATGCGTACTACTGTAAATGGAGAAATAAAAATCAATTCTGTTTCTGCTGCAAAAGGAGAATTTGTAGTCTCTGATTTTGAGGTTAAAGTAGAAGATAATTTAATGGAGTTTAAGTTTTCAGACGAGGGCGGAAGTGATGCTAATTGGGTGTTAAATTCTATTAGAATTGAACCTAAACCTAATTCTATAAAGAATATTGAGATAGGTGATTTGCTTCAACCAGGTACGTCTGTTACTGTATTTAATCTTTTAGGAATAAAAATAGGAGAATACATTTTAGAAAGCAACGACTTAATATCTTTTTTGAAAGGGAAACAAATACCAGAGGGAACGTATATCGTATCTCTAAATAAAGAGAACACAAATAAAGTGCTTAAATTGCAAATAGATAAGTAACCTTACGGAAGTTGGCACTCGCTAATAAAATAATTAAACATTAAAATTATATAAGATGAGAAAAACAATTTATTTATGTTTTGCATTACTATCTGTTTGTTTCTTTAGCTTACAGGGAGTTGCGCAAACAAGTATCGTTCTTGCAAATAGTTCAACGAATTATGACAGAACAGATGAAATGGTAGAAGTGGCTTTAGAGCCTACTGTCTATGAGTCGTTATCAACATTAGCATTGTTTGATGAGGATAATAATCCTGTAGTATATCAAAAATTACCTTATGATAATAAGATAATTTTTCAAGCTACACTAAGCAAAGGTGCAACAAAAACGTATACTCTTAAAACGGGTACACCAGCTACGGCTACCGAAGTTAAAACTTATGCGGCTGTAATGAAACCAAACTCTCGAGGAGATATAGCTTGGGAAAATGATCGCGCGGCTTATCGTATGTATAGCAGAACATTATTAAACTCAGAACCAAATTCGGCTAATGGGGTCGATTTGTGGGTTAAGAAAGTATCTACTCCTATAGTTGAAAAGATGTATACTTATGCAGATTATCACTCAGAACAAGTTGAAGGAGTTGATGCTTATTCAGTTGGCGGAAAAACTTTAGGCGCAGGTGGTGTTGTTGCTTTAATTGATGGTAAATTATGGTTACACGACCCTTATGATGAATGTGAAATTATAGCTAACGGTCCGCTACGTTCCGAATTTATCCTAAAATATAATAAGGTAGAAATAGCAGGAGACTATTATACAAAAACAGTTCGCATAACAACTAATGCTAACGGACTATTAAACAAAGCGGTTGTTAAATTCGAAGGTAGAATTAAACCTATGAAAATTGCAGCTGGTATATTCTTACATACAAATACTAAAGGTGAGCAATATACATCAGAAGCTAATATAATGGGATATTCCGAAAACAAGAGTGAAGGAAATGTAACATCTACAGGTGCTCGTTTCTTTGAGGGTGTTTATATGCCGGGAACAACAGCAATAACTACTATTAATAACCAAAGTATAATATCAAGTGATTATGCGGTAGGTTCTGAATTTACTTATTACTTCGGTGGAGGTTGGAACATTTTCCCTGGAGATTGTTCTACTAATCAAGATTGGTTTGATGCATTAAAGAAATTCAAATACACAATATCTAATCCGCTTCTTCCTGTCGACTACACAAAACTTCCGTCTAAAAAAGAAGTATTGAATGAGGGTATTAGAGCTAATGGATATTGGATAGGTAAAAACGCAACAAGTCCAGGTAATAAACTTTGGGCTCGTTCGGTTTATAATATGGCTAATATCGATTTCTATAAAGTTTATCCTGATTATAAATATCTTCAATATGCAAATTTATGGGCTTCTACTAACGGTTGGACTATTAGCGGTGGACCTTCAACTAAAGACGCAGATAACCATACTGCTGGTCAAACATATATCGACTTGTATTGGTTAGATGACGTTAAAGATCCTACAAAGATTAAAGCTATCAAAGAGGCTATAGATTATCGCATTGCTAATAATACAGCATCTGATGATTGGTGGTGGATAGATGCTATGTTAATGGCTATGCCTACTATAGTTCGCTTAGGTGTAGAGTATAACGATACTAAATATTATGATAAGATGTATGCTCTATTTGCAAATATAAGAGATAAGTTAGTTGTAAATGCTTCTCATGCAGATATGTGGCCTACAGAATATCGTACAAAATATGGAGCAGGCCCTATCCTTACAGGATTTGAAGATTACGAAGGTCTTTACGACAAAACAGATCATTTTTGGTGTCGCGACTGGGGATTCCAACAAAACGTACCACCTAAAAAAGACCCAAATGCATCATGGAGTGCCGATGTTCCTGATACATCTCCTAACGGAAAGAAGATATTTTGGTCTCGTGGTAATGGTTGGGTAATTGCAGCTATGGCTCGCACTCTTCAATATTTGCCAACTACAGATGCTCATAGAGATGAGTATATAGCAATACTTACAGAAATGGCGGCTGCACTAAAAGATTGCCAACGTGAAGACGGTTTCTGGAATATGAATCTTGCAGACGACCAACATTTCCCTGGACAAGAAACCAGCGGTACAGCTTTATTTACTTATGGTATTGCATGGGGTATCAATAATGGCTTTTTAGACAAAGAAACATATTACCCAGTTGTGGCTAAGGGTTGGAACGGATTATGTAGAGATGCTTTGGCTACAAGTGGTTTGTTAAGTAAAGTGCAAAATGTAGGCGAAGGTCCTATTGCAACAAGTCGTTTAGCAAGTAATATCGACTTTGGAGTAGGGGCATTCCTTTTGGCTGCAAGTGAAGTTGTTAAATTAGCTGATGGTGAAATGCCTGAGCCTCCTGAAAAGCCAGCGGCATCTATCTCTTCTGTAACAATTCAAGATCAATATAAAAGAATAGTCGTGAAATTCGATCAAGACTTAGACAAAACATCTGCTGTTGATAAAAATAATTATTCATTAAATGGACCAGCTAATCTAACAGTGTCTAAAGTAATGATGTCTGGAAATAATGGCGTAATCATATACTTTAATGAAAGTATAGATTATGGTAAATATACATTAGTAGTAAACGATGTTGCAACTCAAACCGGTGCTGTCATTAATGGCGGCAGCATCGTGTTTGTTCATACTGTGCCTCTATCTAATCCTCAAACAGAAATTGTTATCACAGCTATTGCTTCTCAATCTGGAAACCCTCCTGCAAACGTTATGGATAATAAATTGAGTACTCGTTGGGCTCAACAAGGAAGAAGCAACCAATGGATTAAATTCGATATGAACGAAGATGTTTATGTTGAGGCTGTTGATATTGCTTTCTTTAAGGGTACTGTTCGTAGAACTTTTTTTAATATAGAATCATCTTCAGACGATGCGGTGTATACTCCTGTGCTTTCTGATTTAGAGGGTAGTGGATTGACAGACGAAATGGAGCGATATGCTTTTGATAAAATTAAGGCAAGATATATAAAGATTGTTTGTAATAGTAACTCTGCTGCCGTTTCGGGTGCCGAATCTGAACACTGGAATAGTGTTACGGAGGTAAGAATAAGATACACTAAAATCTCAAATATAAATAATGTAACAAATACACAAAAACAAATTTCAATTTATCCCAATCCTGTAACTGATGGAAGTTTTACAATTCAAGTAGCCGACAATGATGAAGTAAGTGTTGGCATATATGACACTAAAGGCAGTTTATTATTCAAAAAAACAATTACTCCTATTGATGGAAAAATAGATATTAATAATCTTAATTTATCTTCAGGCAATTATATCTTGGCCGTTGACGACAATAAATCGGAAATAATTAATAAGCCATTTATAGTAAAATAATATTCAACCATGAATTCAATTTATCTAAAGGGTAGGTTAGTCTTACTCTTACTTTTTTTATTATCTTTTTCTGCTCAAGCGGAAGAGGTTGTAGCTTCTGCAGATGCTTACGTTCGTGATCATTCAGACTTTAAAGACACTAACTTCGGTTCTGAAGACAAGCTTATAGTTAAGGGTGATGCTTCTGAATATAAAAGAGAAGCATATATTAAATTTGATTTATCGACTGTAGACTTTTCTAATTATAATGATATTCAGCTAAAACTTAATGTTAAACGCGCAAATACAGATGTGCCACTTATAGAGTGGATTATAAACGAAACTTCTAACGAGTGGACAGAAGCAGGTATCACTTGGAACAATAAACCTGTAGCGTTAAAAGAAATTACATCATCTAAAGGTGTTGCTACTGGTGAATTTGTAACCTTTGATATATCAGACTATGTGCTTGCTAAAATAGCTAATAGAGAAACAACAGTTTCTGTACATATAGCAAGTACGAGTATTGCTAGTGGTAAATTTGATGCCGATTTTTGTTCTAAGGAAGATACTGATGCAGCAAAACGTCCTCGTCTCGTAATTACTTATCAAGATAAAGAAGACGAAGGAGATGAAGAAGATATATTCGACCTTATTTTGGGTAGAATACAAAAAGCACAAATGTCAGCCGCAAATGTATCTACAGTTAGCAACAATGTGGTTAAGTATTTAGCTTTACTAAACGATGATGGTTCTTTCTCAGATATTGATTATAAATCAACAGCTCAAACTAATTGGGGTCCGATAGCTCACTTAGACCGTATTAAGAATTTTGTTTTAGCCTATACCTTAGAAGATAGTTCGTATTTCGAAGATGAAGATATTTACAACAAAATAGTAAATATGCTTATTTATTGGCAAGATGCCGACCCTCGTAGTACTAACTGGTATAATCAACAAATTGGTGCACCTCAACGTATGGGTATTCTGTTGATTCTTATGCGTACAGGTAAACGTCAATTAAGTACAGCGTTAGAATCTGCTATCATTCAAAGAATGGTAGATATAGGTGGAGCTCCAGATCAAGGCGGTTCGCAAGGAACCGGAGCAAACAAAGTTGATATTGCTACACACTGGGTTTATAGAGGTTGCTTAACAAAAAGTAAAAGTGTATTAGAAAAAGGTATTCAACAAGTGTTTTATCCTCTTTTCCACACAACAGGAGAAGGGTTTCAACACGACTATTCGTACCTACAACACGGACAACAACTATATATTGGTGGATATGGAGATGTTATTGCACAAGGTATTTGTAATGTAGCTCAATATGTAACTGGTACTGATTACGAATTATCTGAAGAGAAGTCTGATATCCTTTTTAATTTTATGAAGAAAACTTATCTGTCTGTCATTAGAGGGAAATATTTCTTGTATAATGTGGCAGGAAGAAGCCTTTCAAGACCTAATGCTTTAAGTAAGTCAGGCTTTGGTTCTGTTTTAGATTTG encodes the following:
- a CDS encoding hypothetical protein (product_source=Hypo-rule applied; cath_funfam=3.30.200.20; superfamily=47459); the protein is MKRIMPKCETGCFNCPKQFVSKYEMDSAEVLPTVIRYVAALRQLLSFSFYLLTFLCASRKKALKALDFMFNLYYVCAKNFPYE
- a CDS encoding rhamnogalacturonyl hydrolase YesR (product_source=COG4225; cleavage_site_network=SignalP-noTM; cog=COG4225; pfam=PF00754,PF07470,PF16153,PF18962; superfamily=48208,49785; tigrfam=TIGR04183; transmembrane_helix_parts=Inside_1_4,TMhelix_5_27,Outside_28_1103); amino-acid sequence: MRKTIYLCFALLSVCFFSLQGVAQTSIVLANSSTNYDRTDEMVEVALEPTVYESLSTLALFDEDNNPVVYQKLPYDNKIIFQATLSKGATKTYTLKTGTPATATEVKTYAAVMKPNSRGDIAWENDRAAYRMYSRTLLNSEPNSANGVDLWVKKVSTPIVEKMYTYADYHSEQVEGVDAYSVGGKTLGAGGVVALIDGKLWLHDPYDECEIIANGPLRSEFILKYNKVEIAGDYYTKTVRITTNANGLLNKAVVKFEGRIKPMKIAAGIFLHTNTKGEQYTSEANIMGYSENKSEGNVTSTGARFFEGVYMPGTTAITTINNQSIISSDYAVGSEFTYYFGGGWNIFPGDCSTNQDWFDALKKFKYTISNPLLPVDYTKLPSKKEVLNEGIRANGYWIGKNATSPGNKLWARSVYNMANIDFYKVYPDYKYLQYANLWASTNGWTISGGPSTKDADNHTAGQTYIDLYWLDDVKDPTKIKAIKEAIDYRIANNTASDDWWWIDAMLMAMPTIVRLGVEYNDTKYYDKMYALFANIRDKLVVNASHADMWPTEYRTKYGAGPILTGFEDYEGLYDKTDHFWCRDWGFQQNVPPKKDPNASWSADVPDTSPNGKKIFWSRGNGWVIAAMARTLQYLPTTDAHRDEYIAILTEMAAALKDCQREDGFWNMNLADDQHFPGQETSGTALFTYGIAWGINNGFLDKETYYPVVAKGWNGLCRDALATSGLLSKVQNVGEGPIATSRLASNIDFGVGAFLLAASEVVKLADGEMPEPPEKPAASISSVTIQDQYKRIVVKFDQDLDKTSAVDKNNYSLNGPANLTVSKVMMSGNNGVIIYFNESIDYGKYTLVVNDVATQTGAVINGGSIVFVHTVPLSNPQTEIVITAIASQSGNPPANVMDNKLSTRWAQQGRSNQWIKFDMNEDVYVEAVDIAFFKGTVRRTFFNIESSSDDAVYTPVLSDLEGSGLTDEMERYAFDKIKARYIKIVCNSNSAAVSGAESEHWNSVTEVRIRYTKISNINNVTNTQKQISIYPNPVTDGSFTIQVADNDEVSVGIYDTKGSLLFKKTITPIDGKIDINNLNLSSGNYILAVDDNKSEIINKPFIVK
- a CDS encoding hypothetical protein (product_source=Hypo-rule applied; cleavage_site_network=SignalP-noTM; pfam=PF13320,PF19543; superfamily=51445) — encoded protein: MNKLLSIFLVFAFSFSANLFSQDYEEYEFTDVSYDSLWSNVKNDLNYGWVSSDIRFEKNVPPTVKPAKVWKTTAWKGEAVNLQAVIWTKKDLGEIKANVNNVSISKNIKIPDENLQISAVRFVVTDELNKNKNGTCGHRPDPTKFDSLLVADVIDIKPSVNINANEVRPFWVKIKIPQDAKAGTYKGVLSFNNSELSNLPFEIKVQDKILPEPKDWAFHLDLWQNPFSVARYHNVPLWSEEHLELMRPVMKILADAGQKIITTSIMHKPWNAQTYDYFESMVMRIKKLDGSWQYDYSVLDKWVEYMMSVGIDQQINCYTLIPWDLSFQYFDQASDQLKKTKANPGTKEFDDYWLPFLIDFASHLKAKGWFDITTIAMDERPMKSMQQVIKLIKKADPNYKVSLAGNYHAELVDDLYDYCIALRQNFPPDVLEKRKNEGKKSTIYTCCSEAYPNSFTFSPPAESAWYGWYAANKGYDGYLRWAYSSWVKDPLVDTRFTAFGAGDCFFVYPNGRSSIRMEKLIEGIQAYEKVRILREKFTKENNKAKLDKLNKILSAFEEKNLKEVSASDAINKANAELNKL
- a CDS encoding hypothetical protein (product_source=Hypo-rule applied; cath_funfam=2.60.120.430; cleavage_site_network=SignalP-noTM; pfam=PF02368,PF15892; smart=SM00635; superfamily=49373,49785,50939), producing the protein MKTLVLSIVFVFVANMFGSTNAFADSDSKVEDYLTLTKDGAWCWFADPRAVYYEGEKKQTYIAWVNSQGDIMIASFNHDTNEYQEKLIHSKLEIDDHDAPTILIRNDGRIMVFYSKHQSAGPMQRVISTNPEDISSFSTSYTWGTNVSYPNPFQVGDSICLLYRGINWHPTIAVSKDNGLTFTDVRQLVLNGGDRPYARYCQGADGSIHVAVTTGHPRNESKNQIFYFKLKDNKFYRADGSLIKEFTTEGINLGGKGNNTGVGSEAEIVYDGTSNGRGWIWDITIDPETQNPVMVYASFPTESDHRYNYAYWDGTEWVNKEIVRSGKWFPQTATGVTEAEPHYSGGISMDYNNPSVVYLSKQVNDVFEIYKYETDDKGKTWTTTPITENTPSGIVNARPIVPRNHKEGFFDVIWMRGTYTYYYQKYNTALVFLGNKTDNINSISLDKAELSLTIGDKETLTASLLPITSNNTLKWTSSNPSVATVENGIIEGVSVGSADITVETVNGKTAVCSVTVNERTFLTEAFFDFGTTVSSVATGAIRISENDMLSGSYGWLTKVDTRSRSITDKEKRDFALSTAVGIFRVYMVNGSYNVKVMQGDNDYAHDNMRTTVNGEIKINSVSAAKGEFVVSDFEVKVEDNLMEFKFSDEGGSDANWVLNSIRIEPKPNSIKNIEIGDLLQPGTSVTVFNLLGIKIGEYILESNDLISFLKGKQIPEGTYIVSLNKENTNKVLKLQIDK